Below is a window of Plasmodium gaboni strain SY75 chromosome 11, whole genome shotgun sequence DNA.
TCACTTAATTTCTCTTTTATGTATTTAACAGATTCTTTCATAGCTAGTTTATAACCACAAATAACAGTTGTCGGATGAATatccatttttattaattcattACCTCTTCTCAATAATTCAGAAGCTAATAACACAACAGATGTTGTTCCATCACCAACTTCTTGATCTTGTAATTCTGAAAGGTTAACTAAAATTTTCGCAGCAGGGTGTTGAACTTCTAATTGTTTTAATATCGTAGCTCCATCGTTTGTTATAGTCACATCCCCGATATTATCTACAAGCATTTTATCAAGTCCTTGTGGCCCAAGGCTAGACTTTAAAATGTTTGAAATTGCTTGAACAGCCGTTActaaaggaaaaaaaaaatataaataaataaataaacaaataaatataaatataataatacattcttatgtatataacaaaatataataaaatattattcgaaaaaataaatatttatagCTTAACTTTCAGCAAGTttaactatatatatatatatatatatatatatattatatattatatatgtataatccccacattattttttttttttttttttttttttaaatatacatataaataaatatatatatacatattttatttcttattaCCATTTGCTGTTCTCACATCTTGGCCGCTTTCTCGATTTCCATAAATACTCAAAGACATTTTTTTCTActatttaatttatattatatatatatatatataatatgtatttatatatatttatttataaaaaaataaaaagtcaaatgttttttttttatttttttaatttttttttcacttaattgaattattattaatttaatatatatatatatatattaatatataatacaaataatatatagaataCAATATTTCACATAAGATTTTAAAAGTTactcatatatattttctttcaaaatatttttatttaaccatatttttataatattataagcCTAAATGAATTTGTTCACATTACATTAAATTTCTTAAAATACGATCAAACACTTTATTATGAAACACAacaaacatataaaaatataaaataaaaatataattatatagtgaagtttaatatttttattttaatatttatttatatattataaaaataaatatgtataatattaatatatttatatatatatttaatatatatcatattttataaatcCTCACCTACATtataatgtaaatatataaaaaaatatataatatatacatgttttagttataataaatagtacattattaataatatatatatatatatatatatatatatatattttgaataacgtattatctatttatatatttaatgagttctataaataaataaatatatatatatatatatatatatatatatgtataatatagAGTACTTACTAAGTTATGggtatatataattttaaatatgaaaaaaaaaaaaaaaaaaaaaaattataatatttatattaacatactgtttttttaaaatatatattttttattaattatatttaatttatattataatataagaatgatttatttattttatttttttaatattataaaattaaatcGCCCTTTTAAGAACttatgtaataaaataaaagaataatatatataatattctaagaatataaaatatatatatatatatattatatatattattaactTATCCTTTGAAGACTATTTACATTAAATGacaatatttaaaaaaatgacatatatttttatttatataaataaatataaatgtatttatatatttatatatttatatgatcGTTTAACTTGTGAAACTGTTTCGAGAACATTAAAATTGgagaattaaaaaaataaacatagACATTCGgtactatatatatatatatatatatatatatttatatatttattttttttttttatataattatcattttttattatatgctttaataaaaaaatgttaacaaattaatatatatatatatatatattatatatatgtgtataattaattatatattttattcttcttattatgtacaacacaaaaaataaaaaaagtaagTGTACATCCTTTAAATATGTATTgagaataaaaattaaaaaagaaataaacacctagttttataaataaataaaaatggGAACTCACATATATGTGGATATATTTCTCttttgatttatatatagtaacttataaatacaaaaaataaaaaatgtcAAAAGTTTGAATTGGCTAGTTCATCAatgtctttttttttttttttttttttttttttttttaNNNNNNNNNNNNNNNNNNNNNNNNNNNNNNNNNNNNNNNNNNNNNNNNNNNNNNNNNNNNNNNNNNNNNNNNNNNNNNNNNNNNNNNNNNNNNNNNNNNNtatattatttatattataaaatataaaaaaaatatgcttatgtatatattttacgaatatatatatatatctatttgattaaatataaaaaaaacaaaaataaaaattaaaagtaaaataaaaataaaaataaaaattatttaagAACGAAGAGCAtaagataataataaatattgaaatataaaatatatatatatatatatatatatatatatatatatatatatatataagtaccaataaataaatcaataaataaataaataaatatatatatatatatatatattattttgtataatatattttatgcattagttaatttttcttattagctatatatatatatatagtaaaaaaatttatgttttaaaaGATGGATATGAATTTTGGATTTTgtgatgataatttttttgagCAAGGACATAAGTCAACAgataaagaagaaatagAAGAGTTGACAAAAAGAGGATCACCAGATGGTTTgacaaaaataaaagaaaatgaagaagagAAAACTTTACCAAAAGAATTATGTGTGCCTGTAActataaaattattaataaataaaatgatgaatactgaagaattaaaaatacatGATTTTCAAATAAGTGGAATAATAGTATTTGGAAAGGTAgttaatataaaagaattgGCTAGTGCTATAATATTTGAGATATGTGATTATACAGGTAATATTGAAGctaaatataataaagatgCAAAAAATGAGATGGTAAAAAATCATATTGAAAGTATTAAAGTtaatgattatattaaaattgtTGGTGTTGTATATTCTCCAGAAACTAAAAGTGAATCTATACAAATtagtatattatatattaataaaatatcaGACTGGGTTTcatattttacatattttacttctgatgttatatattgttatttaaaattattaaaattaaaaaatatttgtacACCCAATGGTATcaataatgaagaaaaacCATGGTCTCATATCAATTTAgatacatattataatcatcTTGATGATATCGATAGTGatattatcaaatattTACATACTACTGAAGAAAAATATGCAAGTCAACaagatatttttaataatcTTCAAAAATATCATTCCGAATTTAATATCAAAAAATCACTAACGAAATTGATTGAACAGTATGACTTGGCTCAATATGAGGACATAATAAGTATTccataataataaataaatatatatatatatatatatatatatacatatatatgtatgtatgtataattttttttttttttttcttttatatacattttgaaaaaaaaaaaaaaaaatatatcacCCTGTACAAAAAAAACCTAAATAAACAACATATAAATGTAcacatattttaattacCCACCTTTAATTTTAACTCTTAAATGTGTTAAAATTACATGTgttatgtatatttttatttacatcttatgtttaatataaataaaagaacaCCTACTCATTTTCAACATATTGAACATTTGTCTATGATTCTTTTTTGatgtatttttttctttttttcaaaaCATTTAATGATttcacaaaaaaaaaaaaaataaaataaaatatctGTGATGAGGtcaaaacaaaaaaaaatttatatctatgatcatatgtttaatataatatttgtgAAGGTATTAacttaattttttttttttataccatctataaaatatataaatatatttacatatatatttcaagtgttttctttaaaaagttaattttttttaaaatataataataaaaacataataataataaaaattaaacatatgtaaaaaaagaattaatttgtatgtataaacatatattaacgtgtatatatatatatttatacaattttcttgtatatatttaaaacaaGAGATTTTCATTTATGTAAGAAGtgtatttaaaatatgCTTTTCTCTTTCGATTAGCATACGACATGTATTCAACAGAAATATTAgaaatgtatattatttaacAAGCTGATTAATTAAACAAAGAAAAACgaaacaaaatatattatattaaaaagatttagataaataaacacaaacatatatatatatatatatatatatatatattaatataatattttcctATGAATCATTTCActcttttatttattttttttttttttttatatataactttacatttataaaaaaaaaaaaaaaagaatgaattattcatatatgCTTTAATTCAAAGTTTATGATGtgtagatatattttttttaattttattatatattttcattttattatttatttatttattcatacattcctatatgtttattatcTTATTTGTTGgctgtttttttttttttctactAATATGGATTGATAGAAAAAATAGCTTACTCCTGTAAATACAATAACAATActtataagaaaataaattgaaaaatatttatctGTGTCTGATATGAAAggtatattataaaaatatagaacAATTAATGTAATTGGTGTTGAAGACTTTAATATTAAGAAACACTCAGCTGAGGAATAATTACTATAAAAAGAGGAAACACTTATATTGAACAATGCGttaacaataatatataatgtatagaccataaaagaatatttacaatttaaattattttcaatagTATCTCCATAAAAGCATCTTAAactattttttataaataataaatatgatatatttttatttttattgaataacatttgaaaatatataattaatgGTAGAAATATAACTTGTATAAGTGATACATTGAATGATAACAATATAACACtaattttatcttttattcttcttcttttattatattgtatatcatttttatatatatcattatttatatgagaacttttattttcattatatagtatattatttacatttgttactttattcttattataattagttgttttattattatgatatgattcattatttttttgtttaatcTTTGAAAATTcatttatgttatttttatatttatttgttctCATAAAATTTGTATCATTAATTGAATACgatttattcatattaattGTATGTATATTAGTGTTTTCCTTTCTATATaaatttgttttattttgtttttgtatatcatcataatattcaaacgaattatttaaattgtctgtaaaacaaatatcttttttattatccatttttatatgagatatattatagtaAGAGTCTGGATCATCTATATGAACCTTTTCATAAGCATTTTCTTTTGACTCGgtttcatatttattattatatccttgaaaaaatatttccCTTAGAATCCCTCCAAAAGAGGTTAAGAAAATGGATATAAGACAAAGAAAAATAGAGGAGATTAAACTGAAGGGAGATGAACATAAGGGGTCACTACACGTAGgcttattattattattattatcatcataagaattactattactattactattattattattattattattattattattattatttgtgGTTGTATTCTTGTTGTTACTACTATCGTCAATATTCATACTACTATCATCCATCattttattactattattcatatttcCTACAGtctttatattattgtaaACCTTACCTCGATCATATGCACTATAAGTATCGTCctcatatatattatttatgttcATGGCATAATGAgaatttaaataataatttacacaactttctttttttatttttatattatctttataaacaaaaggaatgtaaaaaaataaaaatccaattaaaacaataattactgataatatatgatgcatattatattttctttttaatataaaaaaagataatataagagaaaatataaaaattaattgatttaataataataaaacagTCAAAGGAATAGCTAACTGAgatacaaaatataaagtaTTTGCAACAATATCAAGTAAAGCTATcataataacatatttatatgcaCCTAAACTATTccatttattttttattatattgtaataatatttatatatactattataattattattattatgattatcatcatatgttatattattatttatattatgataacTTTTTCCACACATGTTATATTTCCTAGTAATAtcatcttttatattatccATACTACTCTTTCTAATTTCcttattacatatattgTCATCATCTACATGGTAAGAATTACATATCATCAAATGATTCTCTTGATAGACATTACTATTAATACATTCATTATGATTATCTACATCTTCAT
It encodes the following:
- a CDS encoding putative nucleic acid binding protein — its product is MDMNFGFCDDNFFEQGHKSTDKEEIEELTKRGSPDGLTKIKENEEEKTLPKELCVPVTIKLLINKMMNTEELKIHDFQISGIIVFGKVVNIKELASAIIFEICDYTGNIEAKYNKDAKNEMVKNHIESIKVNDYIKIVGVVYSPETKSESIQISILYINKISDWVSYFTYFTSDVIYCYLKLLKLKNICTPNGINNEEKPWSHINLDTYYNHLDDIDSDIIKYLHTTEEKYASQQDIFNNLQKYHSEFNIKKSLTKLIEQYDLAQYEDIISIP